The Candidatus Beckwithbacteria bacterium genomic interval CTGGAATAAACCAGTATTTAAAGAGAAGGTGTAATCATAGGAAGAGAAAGAGACTACAGTGTCAGCATCCAGATCCATTAAGTCTTGGAAGTCAACAAAATCTAAACTATCATCAGTCACATTACTGCTTCCAATAGCAATCGCTACATCAGCAGCAGCAGTTAGTCTCCCATCAGCATCAACCGTAAAGGTAGGAATGGTATCAGCAGCTCCATAGGAATTAGCAGAGACTGCAGTTGCAGCTAGTTCTGTAGCTCCAACTCCACCAGTCTTGATGGTGACATCTCCAGATGAAACAGCAAAGTTACTACTATTGAAAGAAGCTACACCTTTAGAGGCAGTTGAAGCATTAGCAACGGTAACAGTCATAGCTGCACCAGAAACGTCAGTAGAGACACCTTGATCAGTATTACCAATAATGGTTCTAGTTCCACCTAAAGATGTAGCAGCAGAACCACTATTACCAGCAAAGGTAATGCTAGAATTAGCCAACTCCACATTATCAATAGAGCCATTGGGAAGAGACACTGTGCCTGCTACTACGGTTAACCCATTGGCAAATCTACCTGCTCCAGCTACATCAAGGGAATAACCGGCAGTTACTGTTCCTTGTCCAATACCAACAGAACCATCATTTTTAACAACAAACTTAGGAATTCCAGCATAAGAAGCAGTAAATAAATCCTGATCTTCAGTTTGGTTAAAGATAGCTAAGGCCTTGCCAAGAGCGCCAGAACCAATAGTGTCTCTGGTTACATATAAAGAGGAAATAATATCACTAGTCGTAGTAGTTCCTACAGCTAATTGATTACTGATAGCTGAGAAAATTTTATTATCTGATAAAGTCCATAAACCGCCACTGACACCAGTGGCTGCATAATAAGCAGTATTGATAGCGTCAACAATAGCCGTATCACTAGAAGCAAATGCAGTAGCGGTGTTTGTTAGGGTAATAGCACTTGTTAACTGAGCATCATCAAAGATAATGTCATCACTACTGGTAAAGATAATATCATTACCAGCCCCAGTAGAGGAGAGGGTGAAACCACTACTGGCAATTCCTAATCTACTAGTGCTGGTAATATCTCCACCATTTACTGCCAGGTCTCCAGCGGTAGTAATGTCACCAGTTGTTACATCTACGCTAAAGTTAGCTCCCCCTACGGTTAAGTTAGCTCCTGTTATATCTAAACCACTAGTAGTGTCTACATTGCCATTAAGGGTAACTTGGCCAGTTCCGCTTTGAGTAAAGGTTCCTGATCCGGCAAATGTATAACTTAGGTTAGTAGTGGCATTTCCAAAGGTCATGGTCTCACTGTCATTGGTGGTAGTAATGCCAAGATAGTTATTAGATCCTTGAGCTATTCGAAATGCGTTACTTGTATTATCAGCAATAGCAGCAGATAAAGTACCAGAGCTGGTCAGGCTAATATTAGCAGCAGTAGCGATAAGATCACTAGCAGGAGTTATTGTAAGATTGCCAGTTGTAGTAGTGATACTTTGACTGCCTACAAAGTAAAGATCATCATCCAATCCTATGGCTGTATCGGTTAGTGAAGATATAACTGGATAAGCACCATCAAGATCAAAAGTAAGATCAGTATTATCAACTCCACCACCACCATAAATCGAGACTAAGCTATCACTTGTATTTTGAATATATTCATCATTAGCTAAAAGTAAGCTACCGTTGTTATTAATCTGAAAAACTTCACTACCAGCATTGTTGTTGATAGTAAGAGGACGGTCAGTAGCAATAAGGGCAGAGATGGTAGCTACCCGGTTAACTGTTAAGATACCTCCACCAATATCAATATCCCTACTGCCAACAATTAGATTGTGCCTACCTGGGTTAGTAGTTCCACCAATGCTAATTGCTCCATGGTCATACATTCTCAAATCATCATTTGGGTTAGTAGTAGGATTAATGTAGTTAAAGCCTCTCTCCCAGTAACCTTCGGATCCAGAACCATCGCCGCATTCAAGGTTTCCGGACACATCAGTCATCAATGTTTGACAGCTAACAAAATCAGGAAAGTTAATTTCGCCACCACTACTGCCAGCTCTAAGATAAATTGTGTCATCACCACTGCCATCACCAAGGTAAACATCACCATCAGCATAGAGTTTTCCATCTACTTCCAAAGCATCTTCAACATATAAATCATTATCACTGGAGAGACCTCGACTAGTTGCATCAGAGTCGGAAATCGAGTTATAAGAACGACTACCTGTACCACCAATATTGATAGTTTTTCCGTCGCTAAGTTTTAAAATATCGTTAATAGTAACTGAATCAGCTCCGCTGTTATATATTTCTCCTGCAATATCCAAGTTAGTATCTAAGTTAATGTTTCCAGTGATATTAAGATCATCTTGAATTTCAACTGTATCTTGGAAAGTAATCTCGTCGGTTTGATAAGTGGTAAACAGAACATCAGTCCCATCATGACGAATATCTAGATAGTCAGTTCCGTTATAATCATAAATTCGAACACTTTCATTTCCTTTTGGTTTGACGTAAGTACCGCCAT includes:
- a CDS encoding site-specific integrase is translated as MPGTALTSSTTAKQFLSKFTTWLKPQLEQVTDLALYEQLLTDFFTWYDQLPLVRRNFTPENFEAYKEYLSSQNLETEAVNNTVAALKLFGSYLTSKKIVEIDPTTQLDEIEVPKTTDPAPAVSIFDQFARHLKAAQLSPTTIKNYVADAEQFFSWLHEYEKGVDFDLMTPKLIDAYRQYLQQQLGMAPASIERKVSSLRKFFTWAVEQGLFIKSPFDEKEIGHRFDSLIKPTRLGQGGSDNTGVSFNRRQLIIMAAVVLLLFLLSIFRPWELLFPPSQVPEELLAELEQKVNKNNKDNQEEAGNIPWTIYFQGQIKDRNGKPITSQSQIIFSLYASDTSTEPLWTSKLWSLKPDESSMFTAKLGDPKSGDKAIDGKIFFEYENLYLSTSIGGTEFLPRTKISTAMAAANSWKLDNYPASKQANINEVPVIDDAGQLVLAAESAKVKGSNGTLGIEGEAVTISTPYDSTGNITLSPMGGGGIEMIGSNVSGDSVKITNSQLVTGSVLTAELESNNTTPYLLDLKSGLVPTSKFSVDAAGNVTVNGKVTGGTELILADTRAQAQLSDSTHTSLPTGTQSILGALSEAYSTAKAASTSAATNQIWTDGGTYVKPKGNESVRIYDYNGTDYLDIRHDGTDVLFTTYQTDEITFQDTVEIQDDLNITGNINLDTNLDIAGEIYNSGADSVTINDILKLSDGKTINIGGTGSRSYNSISDSDATSRGLSSDNDLYVEDALEVDGKLYADGDVYLGDGSGDDTIYLRAGSSGGEINFPDFVSCQTLMTDVSGNLECGDGSGSEGYWERGFNYINPTTNPNDDLRMYDHGAISIGGTTNPGRHNLIVGSRDIDIGGGILTVNRVATISALIATDRPLTINNNAGSEVFQINNNGSLLLANDEYIQNTSDSLVSIYGGGGVDNTDLTFDLDGAYPVISSLTDTAIGLDDDLYFVGSQSITTTTGNLTITPASDLIATAANISLTSSGTLSAAIADNTSNAFRIAQGSNNYLGITTTNDSETMTFGNATTNLSYTFAGSGTFTQSGTGQVTLNGNVDTTSGLDITGANLTVGGANFSVDVTTGDITTAGDLAVNGGDITSTSRLGIASSGFTLSSTGAGNDIIFTSSDDIIFDDAQLTSAITLTNTATAFASSDTAIVDAINTAYYAATGVSGGLWTLSDNKIFSAISNQLAVGTTTTSDIISSLYVTRDTIGSGALGKALAIFNQTEDQDLFTASYAGIPKFVVKNDGSVGIGQGTVTAGYSLDVAGAGRFANGLTVVAGTVSLPNGSIDNVELANSSITFAGNSGSAATSLGGTRTIIGNTDQGVSTDVSGAAMTVTVANASTASKGVASFNSSNFAVSSGDVTIKTGGVGATELAATAVSANSYGAADTIPTFTVDADGRLTAAADVAIAIGSSNVTDDSLDFVDFQDLMDLDADTVVSFSSYDYTFSLNTGLFQ